From the genome of Primulina huaijiensis isolate GDHJ02 chromosome 11, ASM1229523v2, whole genome shotgun sequence:
tttctcattaatagctcgttgttcttttccgccacaagaagacaggcgatgagttcagaatatctcgcaaatccacgctctctatattgttgctgtagagttatatttgatgcgtgaaacgtggaaaatgttttttcaagcatttctgattctgtaacctcatgtccacaaaattttaattgcgagattattcgatacatcgtcgAATTGTAATCaattactttcttaaaatcttggaatctcaacatatttcattcgtcacgggcggtcggaagtataacttccattatatgttcaaatctttcttttaattctttccaCAGAGCAatgtgatctttttcgatgagatattcacatttcaaaccttcatcaagatgtcggcgcaaaaatattataacttttgctttttcttgtgatgaagatatacaaTTTTCTTTAgtagtctcgcttagacccaatgactcaagatgcatttctacatcgagagtccatggcatataatttttctccGTTATGTCGAgtgcaatgaattcgagctttgccaagttagccatggtggtactaaaaagaattatgatgcattttattagttaatgaatattgcaataaaaagtaatggataaacaacaagtacaagcattcgtaaaaataaagaaaacacacgaggaggatattctccgataaatacaagactcgtgagtatgataaccaaagtaattaaaaataactttgtgaaagccatcttcttttttcttcaaaatttgatgaagaataattttagagaagaagagaaagttggagtgattgaatatgtttgtgagatcatatttatagggcaaaaactagctgttttgttaccgtttatgaccgttggtgtacaagaaaataaatgtatgtatttgtataattttatggtaataatatggtgtatataatattagtaatgttttaaataattatgtatatcatatcacaatattataatgaggtgtcataagatattttgtttaaaaaccttataggcttttatacttgtcgtatcccttaccgggagtgtgggatgtcgtcttaacatcctctcaggatttataacaagttttttgaaaaatttatttttattatttataataacattatattatatattaaatatatacacaataaataaataaacaataaaataaatattattacttttgttacttttttcttctgttttgtagcttggaaaaatatggaggacttttagagtttCGTGCCGATAACGtgttatgaaaaagtaaaaatttatggtaaaaagaaaaaatctcaaactctcaaaattatcccactacacactttataatatttttctctcaactcaattgtgattttcttcacaaatgagagatctatttatagaaaatttttacaaataatccaaaaataaattacatcattaccttcatcatcacacacaaattttaatattcaacacctaattttacctaattttcaacattcaaatattcaacattcaatgttAATTTTCAACAATTAGAAGACTATTTCAATTCATTTATCATTCAATTGTAAAACATTTTCCAAAACtacaaacaaaatatcttatgtaTGTGAATGACATGTGGCTTGTTCCGCTGGTTATTATTAGGGTGGAGCCCCCGAACATGGAGGGTAGCAGACCAGACCAGGTTACACTCTGACAGAGAAGAAATAAATGGTAGGATCGGTGTGAACACTTTGACATTGCATGAGCAGCTTAGCTGACACAAAAGTAATCAATAGCACAGCGCCAGTAACAGATTACCCTATATATGTCCtacatcaagaaaatatttatcaGGCTTACcacaaaaaaaacatttttcaggcAGTCCTACATATTTTACCTTATTTTATCCaaggatgaagactgctcacGAATAAGATCTCCCCATATATTGAAAGATCCATATGTGTACAAATGACTCAGAAAACATAAGAATCCTGCTACCAAGTACTACCCTAACAATTGCCCTAATGATCCATGTTTTGCAACATTACTATTGACCATGTGTTACGATATAGACTCTTGGATACACGAGTAGAgtaagatttttttaatattcaaactattttttaatatcgCTATTAATATTCaaactattttttaatatcgctattaatattaaaaatatacaatttaactaaattatacttaatcatataatgttaatgaacaaaattataattacattaatataatataaataatacaaacaaaatattaaaaaaattaattacattACCTTCTCAGACGTAATTATACGGAACttgtaataatatcaacataACGATGCTTCTTCGTATCTCTTCAAATGAAATTGATgataaaatcaacaaataatattaatatatgatcgaAGTAGAAAAAATGGATTTTGCGCATATAAATCGGATGAAAGAAATAAGATACGAGAATGAATATGAGGAACAATTATTTTCGGCGAGGATGGAAAGAATAGCGCAATGGGAAACACGGATTCCCAGAATCCGTGACAGGGTGTTGCGGAttctattagcgacggtttttgtataagtcgcaaatagcgacggtttttgatttAACCGtagctaatagcgacggttttccacaaaccgtcgccgatctccctttttttttttaaaaaaaaaaaacaatttaaatccGAACACACGGAATGGACACGGATTTTTAGAATCCGTGCCagactttctttttcttttttttttaaaaaaataaaaaaaaataaatctgaatCCGGGACAGTAAGTCTCGGATTGTAATACTTTTACAACTTTTTCAAATTTGCCATATTTTTAcaatactttaattaatttgtaatatttttaaaaaaaacccggGAAGGGAAACCGTAGCCGAATTTCTTGAAATGTCAAGTCAAAAGGCGATACCCAAACGAGACAAGTTTTTATTATTGCTGAGATGTGGATGCACAATGATTACTGAATAACCAACCATTTTAAAGGACCGGGAGTTTATTTACCCTTTCTTGGGGCGAGGCgtaaatttgaattttcaacAGTAGCGATCACGAACTTAATTCGAGTTTAGACAAGTTTCACAAGATTCCAATCCTATGGTAAAAGATTCTATAGTAGAAGAGTAAAGAAAGTTCGGTGATTGTCTGTATGAATACAGCCAATAATTGAACACAGTACCATTGGACAATCCACTGATCATCGAACAGGATTAACAATAATTCTTATGCAATGGCAACAGTAATAACCACCGACAGAGTGCAATTACAAATACAGAAAAGAGAAAGATTGAGTATTCCCTCACAACTAGAGGTGGAAAAGTCTCCATTTGAGTGTCTCAGGGAGCTCAATAATGACTAAGAGCTCAATTTACTTATATTTGCCGAGAGAAAAACGTAATCTTTCTCACATAAGAGTAACATAATTCCTGAATCCTGATTATAGCAGATGGATTTCGTACTATTTATTTATAGCTTACAACAGTAGAACGGTGCAAGCAGACATTCGAGAGTTGAACAGCTACTTAGTGAATCATGAACAGTTTGAGTGCCCTTACCAGGAAGATAGAGCAAACTGATATTCTAAAAAACGATATCCATCATCCTTGCAACATCGTAACACGCTAAATAAAGAATGGCAGATGTCTAATGAACCTATTCCATCAGCCCAAGCTAAATAAAGAATGGCACATGTCTAATGGACCTATTCCATCTGCCCAATTCATTAGGACACTCATTTCAGAGTTACAGTCCAGAAATTCCATATGTGAAATTTCTGATATACCATGGGTGTTTCACATCGGAGTTCCATGCAAACACTGGTCCTAAAAGTTATCCACAAGTTTAAGAACTTCTTACTGCAATGGGAAGAAGCCCACTCTTAGCCATCTCTGTGAGAATGTTAAAAACGGCATCCATGTtaccttctttgaaattcatctcAACGAGGAATTTAGCCTGCTCCCCATCAGTGATTCTACAGCTTCTTAATAAATCTTGTAGTATTTCACTCAGCTCTTTGTTCATCCCTGCTTTGTGTAGTTCTCTTATTATAGAAATAACAGAAACCACATGGGGAACGAGTCCTTGATCAACCATTTCCCTGTAGAGATTGAATGCTTTCTGCAAGTTCCCATGTCTACAATGACCATGAATTAGAACATTATAAACTGCTTCACTTGGCTTGTGGTTTTTGTGAAGCATTTCTCGAAAAACTCGATCCGCTTCTTTCATCAGACCTTTCATACAGAATCCTTTGATAAGAGCTACCCCACTTTGAAATTCAATATTACTACAACTTTCAATCAAGAAATCGTAAGTCAAGTCATAAGGAACAGATTGCTCATAGAACAACTTGAAGAGAAGCCGCTTGGCTTCCTTGCTGCGAGCCTCTTTGTTTAGCCCGTTTATTAACACACTATAGGTAACAACATCGGGAAAAAACCCCTTGGAGATCATTTCATCATGGAGACGAATTGCGCTACCAATATCATCTTCATGACAAAAAGCATTTATAAGAGTGGTGTATGTACATTTGTCGGGTAGCAGACCGGTTTTCCACATTTCTTGAAATAACTCACAAGCTTCGGTTAATCTCCAGACCCCACAAAGTCCTTGGATCAAAGATGAAAAAGTAATGGCATCTGGTAAGATTCCCTTCTCGATCATCTCCTCTTTCATCTTAAATGCCTTGCACAAATCTGAATTTCGACAAAAACCAGATATGATGGTACTGTAACTTACAACATCCGGATTTATTCCTTTCACAGTCATTTCTTGGATCAACTGCAAACCATCTTCGATGCTACCGGATACACAATGCCCATTGATCAACGTATTATATGTCACGACAGAAGGTGAAAAGCCCCTACTAATCATTTCATTTAGAAGTCTATAAGCTTCATCCATGAACCCTTGTTGAGAGAAACCATCAATCAAAGTCGTATATGTTTTCTCATTCGGGCTAATTCCCCTGACCCGCATCTGATCAAGAAACTCCATGGCTCGATGCAAGTTTCTTGCTTTACATACACTATTTATCAAAGCAGTATAAGTCACCACATTGGGAGACAACCCATTACTCACCATCTCCGCATGCAAAAAAAGAGCTTCATGAATATTTCCCTCCTTACAATATCCATTAACAAGAGTGTTATAAGTCACTTCATCAGGAAGCAAACCTTTGCTCCTCATGTCTGCAAAAACCTTACCAGTCTCCTTCATTCTCCCCGCACGACACAACCCATTCAGTATCACATTATACGTAATCACGTTTGGCTCCAACTTTTTCTGCCACATCAAATTCAATAATCTATAGGCCTCGTCGATATTCCCTATTTTACAGTATGCATCCATCAAAGTATTATATGTGACCACATTCGGTAAACAACCCTTCTTCTCCATCTCCTCGAGTAAATCTAACCCTTTATCGATGTGTTTATTAGCACATGTCCCTCTTATCAATATGTTGTAAGTAAAAACATTCGGAGAAATGCCACTTTCCACCATACCACGATACACATTCCCAGCTAACTCTACGTGTCCGTGAGCTGAACTACGAATTACTGCCTCTAGAATAGAGTTATATGACAGTACACTAGGCATGAACCCGTGACATTTAGCTAAACTTATAAAATTCAAAGCTCTATCGATCATTTTCAATCTAGAAAACGCTTTTACCATCAAATCAAACACACCGGAGCTCGAGTTGCACGCCTGGTATGTGTCCTTCAGGCATGAAAACAGTAAATCTCCCTCCAAGTAATCGGGAAAAGCTACAGAAATCTCCTCCGCGAGGGCTTGAGCTTTCTTATAGAGCTTGAAGCGGGTAAGGATGTGAATGGCGAGACAATGACATTGCAGGTCATTGATAAAGAAGGGGAATTTACAAGCCCAATCGATAAATTTTAGTATCACGATTGAGTCGTTCTGCGATTGGATTAGTAAGTAGGAGGCGGACTGAGGAGTAAATTGGGATGTTAAAGGGTCGAGATGGAACAGGTCGTGCCGTTTGAGAAAGGCTATGGCTTTATCGACGAGGAGAGTATCCGGCGGAGAGGAAGAAAGGGAAGGTGGTCGCGGTGGTGTTGATGGAGTCGGAGGCGGCGGCCGGAGAGGTAACGTGTGAAGGACTCGCAGTGGGAGTCTACGAAGGGGCATTTCGGGAAAATCCTCGGAAATAATCGAATGAAAGCCGTACAAAATTAAGTGcagataaatttataaatatagggttattttaaataattttaaaaataattttaatctttactcttaaataaaagaaataaagtgTTAAATAATGATAAGTCTCtgaggcaaaaatttgtgtgaaacagtctcacgagtcgtattttgtgagacagatctcttatttgagtcatccatgaaaaagtattactttttatgctaagaatattactttttattgtgaatatcggtaaggttgatccgtctcacagataaagattcatgagaccgtctcacaaaatacctcTAAAACATTAAAAACTTCACCACccatattaatattaattattttaaagatcTTTCCCTAATATTACTAGATAGCAAATGAATAGCTACAACAAAACCGAACAGATGCATGCAATCTCAAATTTCCCCTTCCACCATTGAAGTAAAAGTTGATGACTGAAatctaaaaatataacataaacgaATGAAGTAAAAGTTAGATATTTTAGTTTAAGTTTCACCATTTGCATGCGTTAGTAAAATAGATTTTGTGCCTGAATTATTATAAGTTTCGCAATCTCTTGTGACACATATATTACATGAGAAGCCCATTTCATTGGGTAAGATCGTGACATTTAGCAAAGAAGAATGTTAGAAAATCAAAAGCTTACTCAAAgtgaaaaataactaaattagCATCAGCTCGAGTTATACATGTAATCTGCAGAGCATGTACATTTTCGTGGCATTGAAGGTAAATCAATCTTGCACTGAATGCTGGAGTCGACACAACCACATTGCCTGCCTTAATATACCAATCCACAAAGAATATCCACACCAAAAACACAATGTGAGAActgatttttaaacaaaaaacttCGGTGTAAAGGTCCTTCCATCGTCGAACACTGATATTCAGCGTTCGAAACAATCCGTATTAGCAACTGTATAGCCCTGTTGGTCACCAGGCAGCTGACGAGTGACACCAAAAGATAGAGGGAACGATGCACGAAAATTCTAATATGCTTGGGGAATCACATTGCCAACTCAAGAATCAAGATCATTCTTATACTCCAAGATCGAATCATGGTCAAGGAGACTTCATGGTGTATCAGAAGATCCACTCCCCTACTTGATGATGGTATTAAGTAGTATCGGTCAAGACATCGTTCGGATCCTCTTCGTCTGAATCAAATTCGACCTGCAGTAGAATGAAAAAATCACCAACTTCACTATCTACATTTCAGTTGAAAATTGCAGCAAaaacaatcaaaccaccaaagGTTCATCACtaccagatgcatttggatTTCAAGAATCATTAAAACTCACATTTTCATCCTTAAACCAGCTTCCATGGCAATCACGCTTCCAGCCAGCAGCCGTGAACTTCAGTTCCTTCTCTCGACGCTCTCTACAATCCAATTGCTGCATCATTCCAACAACTCCTCTCTGAGCAACATAATTACAAGTTTCGGATTCCAAAACCGGGTTTccacatgttttactgcttggaCCTACTCTACTAGAATACACCTCAGAAGCAACTTTCTGCACTCGCTCGATCAGAGGCTTGTTAGTACTTTTTGGTCGTTTAACCGAAGCACAGGCGGCGGAATTAGGAGTCGGAGAATCCGACAATGCAATTCTCTTGTTAACCTCTTCTTTCCTAGCTAATTCCCTATCCCTGAACCTCATCGCGGCGGTTCGATGGCAGGAACCTTTCACATGGGTCTGCATCCAGAAATTTACAGAACATTAGGGTTTCCAAGTTCCTAATTGGTCGCAAAATGTCTGGTGAATTTAGAATAAACAGAAGTAAATAAACACACTCAAATCGTGGGAATTTTCGTTATCTTACTGAGAGCATGATCAAGGAGTCGAGAACAGGGTTCTTAGGACAAATTAGACAAGCAAATTTGCCGTTGGAGAGTTTCTTGTAGGAAGACGCATCGATTCCATCTAGCAATAAATCGTCGACTCTTCTCTTCCGATGTTGGGCTTCTCTAGCCCAGCTATCTCCGCCGAACACGCTCATCCCACAGAACTGGGCGGCGGCGGAGGAGGCGGAGGCGGAGGCGAGTGTTAAATTAGTATATTAAAGTTCAGTGCTCGAAACACACACTCACAGTTGATGtcaaaacataacaaaaaaaataaattaattttttaaaaataaattaattttatgttttttttataatccaATCTAATTATCTAAGAGAGGGGAATTGAACTTGAATTTTTACTCTACCggtaatttatgttttttttcaagcgtgaaattgttataattttttttttttttacaagggAGGGGGGACACCCACAATAAACATCTAACATAATATTACTCTTCTACAAGAGCCAATTCTCATCTTGTCTTTGTCGATGATGTCTTGTAAACCTGTGGGAGGATTGCATATGGTTTTGTAACCTCTTTCGTATTTCAAGGCTTCCGAAGCTAGAAAGTCGGCAGCCTTATTTTGTTCTCTATAGATGTGGTTGACTCTTACTTTCCAATTCTTAGCAAGGAGGTCGAGACAGGTAGTGATCAAGTTAACTAAGGATGAACTTGGCGTTTCTTCTTTTTTGAGCCACTTGACTACTATCTCTGAATCGATCCCAAGAGAGATCTTCTTATATCCTGAGTTCCAGGCTAGCTCGAGCCCCTTGCAAGCTGCCCAGAGCTCTGCCTCCTCGATTGAGCACCAGCCAATGTTGTACATGAATCCCATGATCCAATCGCCGAGGTCGGTCCGCAATAAACCTCCCCCACCTGCTTTACGAGCCTTCTGCTTACAGCTACCGTCTACGTCCAGTGAAATCCATCCTGTAGGTGGAGGGCTCCATCGGATGATACAATTGGTGTAACCCGTATTGTAGCTTGGCATAACTTTCTTTGAAGCAAAGGCAGATTTAATTTGAAGTAGATGACCTTTGATCCGCTGCTCTTTGAGATCCACGTCCAATTTCTTGTTGTTGAAGACAAAGTTGTTTCGCCAATGCCAAATCCACCAAAGCGTAATGGCAAAGAGTATGTTCCAATCCAGATTTTTGGAGTTCTTGGATTTATGACCTAAGTTTCTCATGAGCCATGCATCAAAGGATGGATTGTGGGAAGTTTGGAACGCCTTAGTAGACATAAGTCTGCGCCAAATTTTCTTAGCTTCTTCGCATTTTCGGAAGATGTGATCAACGTCTTCCAATTCATAATGACATAAAGCACATGATTCGTTAGTGGTGAAGCCTCGTTTCAGTCTTTCGGCGTTACTCATAACCTTCCCATGTCTTACTAACCAAATAAAGGCTCTTATTCGATAAGGAACTTCCAGTTTCCAAATAGTTCCCCAAGAGTTGTCCCTTTCCTGTTCATACAAATTCAGTATTAACTCATAGGCCGAGCTAACAGAGAATTTACCCGTGTTTGTGTTTCCCCAGCATCTGCTGTCCTCTATGGCCTGATCTTCACTTAGAATATAGGCCGCCAATGTATTTTCCACATCGGTTGGTAGTAACCCGGATAGGGCCCCCCAATCCCAACCTTCGCCTTTGATCCAGTAATCGTGAACTTTTTTTTGGATGTCAACTTGATCAATGCTTTTGAGTAAAAATGTGCACAATGGAGCATTTTCTATCCATTTGTCTGTCCAAAAGTAAGTAGATGTCCCATTGCGTGCTACATATTTTGTCCCTTTTTCCACGTACTGCATGATCTTGGAAATCCCTTGCCACACCCTTGATGAACCTTGTCTAGATATGAAGCTCCTATTGTTAGTGTTTTTGCATGTGTATTTTCCTTTCAGTACTTGTGTCCAGAGGCCTTCTTTTTCTTCCATTAGTCTCCAACCGAGCTTTGTCAATAATGCTTGGTTCATAGGATACATTCTTTTAATGCCTAGCCCACCTAAATATTTGGGGGAAGATACTACATCCCATTTAACCAGGTGGCATTTTTTTTCCCCAATCTTCCCTCCCCACAGGAAATTCCGGATGATTTTCTCAATTTCGGAGCATATTCCCATGGGTAATAGGTTCGTCTGCATAGAGTAAAGCGGGATTGCATTGAGTACCGATTGAACTAATACTTTCCGTCCTGCAAAGCTCAAGTACTTGGTTTTCCATCCCTCAAGCCTCGATTTGACTCTGTCTAGCACTTTTTTGAACAGGTTGTTGGTGACTCTTCCGTGTATAGATGGCACTCCTAGATATCTGCCTAGGTCTGTCGTTAGTGGGATCCCTGAAGCAGAGGACAAGTCATTCGCCACTGTAGCGCTCACATTTCTGGAGAAGAAGATTTGAGATTTTTGGAAATTGACTCGTTGGCCAGAGCTAAAGCATAATTTGTTCAAGCAATCCATGATAATATGCAGCTGGTCGGTTGAAGCTTCAGCAAAAAGAACCATATCATCAGCAAAGAGCAAGTGTGATATGAGAGGACCATTTCTAGATAGCCGGATGGCTTTCCAGGATCCAATGTTCACGGCCTGGCAAATAATGTGGCTAAGACGCTCAATACAAAGAACAAAGATATATGGAGATATTGAGTCCCCTTGTCTAATTCCTCTGTCAGGTTTGATCCAGTCCATTTGTTCTCCATTCCACAAGATAGACAGCCTGGGAGTTGTGATGCAATTCATGATGTTTCTGATCCATTCCCTGTTGAGACCCACGTCAGTAAGTGTTTCCCGAATAAAGTCCCATGAAAGTCTATCAAAGGCTTTCTCTAAGTCAATTTTTATGGCCATATACCCTTTAGCACCAGATTTTTTCCTCATGGAGTGGAGCACCTCTTGGTACACAATGATATTGTCTGAAATCTGGCGACCTTGGACGAAGCTGCTCTGGTATGGCCCAATGAGATCAGGCATAACAGTCTTTAGCCGATTGGTCATGGTTTTTGTGAGGATTTTATAGCTCACATTGCAGAGGCTAATTGGTCTAAATTGGGTTACGAACTCCGGGTTAGGGACTTTTGGGACCAATGTGAGGAAAGTATCATTTGTCCCCAACGGAATTTCTCCGGATTCGAAGAAATTAAGAGCAAAGTCGCATATAGATTTACCAACGATGTGCCACATTTTCTGATAGAATCCGGCAGGAATGCCATCTGGTCCGGGAGCTTTGAATGGAGACATGTCAAAGAGAGCCCGCTTGATCTCGTCTGGTGAAAAAGGTGTATTTACGGCGAGAGAATGAGCTTCTGGCAGTGGTGGGAAACAACATCTTCCCATCGGGGAGGATGCACATGTCTGGTCTGAGGTGTACAGAGAGGAGTAGAAATCTCTGATTTTGTTTTTAAGTTGGTCCATATCTGTTATCCAAGTTTCATTGTCATCCTTGAGGGCTTCGATCTTACTTCTAGTTCTTCTGACCATGGTAGAAGCATGATAGAATTTGGTGTTTCTATCACCGGAGACAATCCACTCCTCCCTAGATTTTTGAAACCACAAGAGTTCTTCCTGTTCCAGGACTTTATCTAATTCTCTTCGCAATTTAGCTTCAAGTTTAAAAAGACTATGTCGAGGTTGGTTACCCAAACTTCTTTGCACACCCTCTATTCTTGCCACTAACTTCCTCTTTCGATGGTGGATATTACCAAATGTTGAGAAGTTCCAACTGGATAGTGTATTGGCCATTTTTGAAACATTATCACTGAGCGTATGTTGGTCATGCCATTCATTTCGAACTACTTTGTGAAAATCTTCATGGGTGAGCCAGGCTGCCTGGAAACGAAAGGGGCCTTTGTATTTGTAGTTTGAGTTTCCAGCAAGTCTAACGAGCAATGGAGCATGATCTGATTGTATGATAGGAAGGTGGGTCACCCTCGCTTCTGGGAATAGCTCGCTCCATTCAATCGTACACACTCCCCTATCCAGACGGGCTCCTTTGAAGGTTGCGCTACTGAGACCTCTTACCCAAGTGAATCTGGATCCGGAAAAACCAATATCTATAAGGCCTTGATTGAAAAGCCAGTCGTTGAATCCAGAACTTCTATGGTGGGTTGCACCTTCTGTTGTACTAGTTTCGTGCTCGTAACTCACGGAATTGTAGTCACCAATAGATAGCCACGGCCCTTGTATGTTAAGGTTTTCCTTGGTGAGATCTTGCCAAAGTCTCTTTCGAAGAGTGGGATTTGGGCTTCCATAGACTATTGAAAGAAGCCAAGGAGCCGAATTGTTTGTCTCTAGACGTGCTAGGACAAATTGTGGGTGAGAGTACAAAATCTCCAAAGTGACATCGTCATTCCAAAAGATCCAAATGCCTCCGCTGAACCCAACTGCTTCAACCCTTACCCAATTTTCATACTTCATCTTGTTGCAGATGGTATCCGCGTGTGTTCCTGAAACTCGAGGCTCTAGCAAGCCTAGAATCTTTGGGTTATGAATTTTGATCATATCTTTGAGGTAGCGGTTCAGTTCTTTAGAAGCCGCACCTTGACAATTCCAAACCATGAGATTCATGTGGAAACCCAGCAGATTAATATTGCACCTGCAAAATGTGCAACAGAATACTTACCATTCACTAGGAGGCTTAGACTTGTTGGGGCTGGGATGTGCCCAACAAAGTCTCCTTGACGACTTCGTTTTCTCCCTTATCTGCATCGTGTTCCATTAAATCTTCATCTCCTGGGTGTCTAGGTATGAGGGGAGGGTCTTGGTGGTGCTCATCAACCAAATCTTCTTCCAGAAGGATGTCGTTCTCCCATGACTCCCGGCTTGGCCTGTTATGAATTACCTCCCGAGTTATATGAGTGCCCCCCTGTGATCCTCGAACTAATACATGTTCTTCTTCAGCAGCAGCGTGTCTTGGTCGATAATGGTACTCCGGCCTTCCCATGTTGTTAAGACCATGTCTCTGTTTCTCTTTAATTATAGAGTTGCTCTTGTCATTATTATGCGTGTGGGTCTCTTTGTAATTTACTTGAACATTGGGTCTCCTCCCTTTACCTGCTAAGTGTCCTGTCAAGGTGGGGTTATCATAGTGCATTTCGGTCCCATCTGCATTTAAGCCCATATCGTAGTTTGCTTCCTCTCCCAGTACTTCAAAATTCGAATGATGCATGTGGTTATGGTGGATAGGTATATTTTCCATATCCTTATTGTTTTTCTGATTTCCAAAATTATCCGATCTTCCAAATctatttttgtcaaattttcgTGAAGGACGCGATACCATCATCCAGGGCCCGAATGTGTCCGTAACCTCCGCTGGAATTAGAactttcctatttggctcaattGGATCTTTGCTGTGCTCTCCTCTCCCGTTTGTCGCTTGTGCCACCGCCCCGTCGAAGTTCTCAGCTGCCTTTGAGGCTGTGCATTCTCCTTGGCGATG
Proteins encoded in this window:
- the LOC140988762 gene encoding pentatricopeptide repeat-containing protein At5g39710 is translated as MPLRRLPLRVLHTLPLRPPPPTPSTPPRPPSLSSSPPDTLLVDKAIAFLKRHDLFHLDPLTSQFTPQSASYLLIQSQNDSIVILKFIDWACKFPFFINDLQCHCLAIHILTRFKLYKKAQALAEEISVAFPDYLEGDLLFSCLKDTYQACNSSSGVFDLMVKAFSRLKMIDRALNFISLAKCHGFMPSVLSYNSILEAVIRSSAHGHVELAGNVYRGMVESGISPNVFTYNILIRGTCANKHIDKGLDLLEEMEKKGCLPNVVTYNTLMDAYCKIGNIDEAYRLLNLMWQKKLEPNVITYNVILNGLCRAGRMKETGKVFADMRSKGLLPDEVTYNTLVNGYCKEGNIHEALFLHAEMVSNGLSPNVVTYTALINSVCKARNLHRAMEFLDQMRVRGISPNEKTYTTLIDGFSQQGFMDEAYRLLNEMISRGFSPSVVTYNTLINGHCVSGSIEDGLQLIQEMTVKGINPDVVSYSTIISGFCRNSDLCKAFKMKEEMIEKGILPDAITFSSLIQGLCGVWRLTEACELFQEMWKTGLLPDKCTYTTLINAFCHEDDIGSAIRLHDEMISKGFFPDVVTYSVLINGLNKEARSKEAKRLLFKLFYEQSVPYDLTYDFLIESCSNIEFQSGVALIKGFCMKGLMKEADRVFREMLHKNHKPSEAVYNVLIHGHCRHGNLQKAFNLYREMVDQGLVPHVVSVISIIRELHKAGMNKELSEILQDLLRSCRITDGEQAKFLVEMNFKEGNMDAVFNILTEMAKSGLLPIAVRSS
- the LOC140988803 gene encoding uncharacterized protein, whose product is MSVFGGDSWAREAQHRKRRVDDLLLDGIDASSYKKLSNGKFACLICPKNPVLDSLIMLSTHVKGSCHRTAAMRFRDRELARKEEVNKRIALSDSPTPNSAACASVKRPKSTNKPLIERVQKVASEVYSSRVGPSSKTCGNPVLESETCNYVAQRGVVGMMQQLDCRERREKELKFTAAGWKRDCHGSWFKDENVEFDSDEEDPNDVLTDTT